From the Vibrio ziniensis genome, the window TTATATTGGTACAGTGGTGGAGAATACATTCAAGTTGGTTTGACTAGCTATGGCCCAGGAACATTTTGTGGTGATTCAAGATACAGTGCTACATCGGTTTTTACCGAAATATATAACTATGCAGACTGGATTGATAGTGTATTAGCAGGCGATGAGACTGCGAAATATGTTGTAACAGAAGCAACAAGATTAGCCTATGTGGGCATTAGTGACTCTTCTTCTAGCACTAGTGACAATGGTGGTTCATTGGGGTCATGGTTTCTAGTGTTTATGAGCTTATTTGTTGCCATTAGAAGAAACTACAACGCCTAAATTATCAGTTAATATTTTCCAATACTAAATGTCGTTATGATCTGTAGCTAAGGTTATAACGACATTTTTTTCACATCCCCTTTTTTATAGTTCCCTCTCTATCTAATTGTGCGGCCCAGTTCACTAGATGGTTTACTAGGTCTTGTGTAAGTCGCTGTGTCATGCACAATTTACATTATTATTGATATGTTAATATATTAATGTAACTGATATATAAGAGAAATAACTTGGTAAAACTTAAATATGTTTTGGGTCCAATTTACCCATTAGTTGCTACTGCATGTTTACTAATCGCATTGTTCATGATTAGTCGCGTCGGCCTTTCTCTATGGCATTTTGAGCGAGTAGTCGAAGCCCAAGGATGGTATGAAATACTCCTTAGTGGTTTGCGTGTTGATATTGCTTCGATATCTTATTTATTGATTCTTCCTGCACTATTGGCATCACTTATTTCAGGCGAACATTTTGTCGGGCGTATCTGGAATTGGGTGCTTCGCATATGGATTACAGCGGGTATTTGGTTTGTTGTTTACATGGAGGCTGTGACACCGCCGTTTATCATGGAATATGATCTGCGACCAAACCGTCTATTTGTTGAATATCTCATTTATCCTAAAGAAGTGTTCGGCATGCTTTGGTCTGGGTATAAATTCGAACTCTTTAGCTGTGTGATTATCACTTTTGTGGCGTTGCTATACGGTTGGAAGTGGAGTAAAAGAATTACGGCCAATATACACTATCCGCGTTGGTATTGGCGGCCTGTTACAGCCGTTTTTCTTGTTAGCTTGTGCTTGATTGGGGCAAGGTCGACGTTCGATCATCGCCCTCTTAATCCAGCGATGGTCGCTTTTTCTACTGATCCACTTATTAATGATTTAGCATTAAATTCCTCTTACTCAATGCTCTTTGCTGCTAAGCAGATGGGTTCAGAAGCGAGCGCATTTAAGTTTTACCCTCCAATGGATAAGAAAGACATCATTGCGCAAGTTCAATCGTCAATGAATGTCGTGCCAAGTGTCTTTCTTGACCCCAGCAAACCCACATTAGTTAACCATAATGCAATGTTTACAGGACGACACAAAAACATTGTCATTCTATTAATGGAAAGCCACGGCGCTCGGTATGTAAAAAGTCTTGGCGGTAGGGATTTGTCTCCAAACATAGATAAATTGATGAAGGAAGGCTGGGCGTTTACTCGTATGTATGCCAGTGGCACTCGTTCTGTTCGTGGTATTGAAGCCGTAACAACAGGCTTTTCTCCTACACCAGCACGTTCAGTGGTTAAACTTGGTAAAAGTCAGACGAACTTTTTTACTGTTGCGGATTTGCTAAAAGAAAGGAAGTACCATACACAATTTATTTATGGGGGAGAAAGTCATTTTGACAACATGAAGAGCTTCTTCTTGGGTAATGGTTTTGTCGATATGCAAGATTTTCCAACTTTTGTTTCTCCAAAATTTGTTGGTTCGTGGGGAGCATCTGATCAAGACCTTTTTAGCAAAGCAGATGAACAATTTGCTCTATTTTCGGCACAAAAGCAGCCGTTTTTTAGCCTAGTGTTTACTTCTTCTAATCATAGTCCCTTTGAATATCCAGATGGTGTTATTGAACCTAATGATGGACCAAAACAATCGGTGGAAAATGCAGTTAAATATGCTGATCATGCCTTAGGTGAATTTATAGAAAAGGCAAAAAAATCAACCTATTGGAATGATACTGTTTTTGCTGTTATTGCTGACCATGATGCACGAACATTTGGGTCATTACCTGTTCCGATTGGTCATTTTAGAATACCAGCGGTTATTTTTGGTGGAGGTATTGAAGCTCAGCTGGATACCCGATTAGTGAGCCAAATTGATTTAGTTCCGACACTGCTTTCTCTGGCAGGAATTGAAAGTAGAAATCCTATGATCGGTCATGATTTAACCAAGGTTGTGCCGAAAGAAAAGCAACGAGCAATTATGCAGAGAGATAAAAACTTCGCTTGGATGACGCAAGACAATCAGGTTGTCGTTATACAGCCTGAAAAGGGGATATCAACTTATTTGTATAATCCTAAAGAGGATTCATTAATTGCAGCACCAGTCAAAGAAGATGTTGTGTCTAAAGCACACGCTAACGCTATGTGGGGAAATTTAGCATTCGAGAATAACTACTACACTGCCCAGCAGAGCTATTTCATTAGCCAATAGCAATTTAAGTCGTTACTGTAGTTTTAGAGGGGATATTGGTGCTAAGTAACGTATAATGGCTAGCACTCGCTAGAGTTAATGGCTTAGAAAACCAATATCCCTGAAAGTAAGATGCTCCCATATCTTTATATTTTTTGTACATACTCTGGTCTTCAATTCCTTCAAAAACGATGTCTATCTCTTTTGAACGACACAAATAAGTAATGAACTGCAAGTACTGCTCGTAAGCTGCATTAGACATCGATTTTGTAGTCATAACTTTGTCCACTTTGATTTGTTTTAATGGCAAACTCAGAAGGCTGTGGATTGAGCTATAACCAGAACCAAAATCATCTAATGACAGAGAAAATCCCATACTGCTAAGTATGTAAATTTGGTTTATTGCGTGCTTATTTCCATCGAGCATAACCGTTTCTGTTAGCTCCAATATGACGGATTTAGGCGTGATCCCTGAACTTACCGCGAGTGTGTATAGATTTGATGGAAAGTTGGTATCTAAGAGTTGCAATACAGAAACGTTTACGTTCACGCGTATACTGGTATTGTTTGATTGGTTATATTGATAAATAAATTCACATGCTTTGCTGAAAACTAGATATCCAAGTTCGTTGATTAATCCTTTCTTCTCCGCGATTGGGATAAACTCATCGGGGTATATTTCTCCGTAACCTTTTGAGCGCCATCTGACGAGTGCTTCAAAACTAGCCACCATTCCATTGGAAGCATTGATTATCGGTTGGAATTTTACAGTAAGAGAGCGTGAGTGAACGGCTTCTTTAAGTTCCTTTTCTATAAAAAAGAAACGATCAACACTGTACTGAGTTTTACCAGCATAAATTTCGATACGCGAGCTTTTGTTTTCACTTGCAAACTGGCAAGTTCTAGACGCGATGGCAAGACATTCATTTGACGTTAACTGTGCATCGATATACGGATAAACACCAATACTGATTTTGTCGCCATACAATTTACCATACTCAAGAGTAGACTCGGCATAATGTTTGAGAATTTTCCGGCAAAGGTGTTGCAGTTCGCCGGTGGTATAGTTGCCGAACAATAGTACTGCAAAATCGTCTGTCCGGACTCTATAATGCTCACATGAACTGTCTGGAAGTACTCGAAGCGCATCCATCAAATGCTCTATAATTTGCTGAAGAACATCCGTGCCATATTGATTTAAATACGTTTTTATATCGTCGATTTGTATATAAATAAGAGTGGCTTGGTTTTTCTGCGTTTTTGATATGGTCTCGATATCGTGTAGCAGCTTAGCTTTATTTGAGAGTCCGGTAGCATTATCGAAAAATGCAGCCTGGTGTAAGTAGGACTCCATCAACTTTTGGTCTGAAACATCACGATGACAGCCAATCATAAACGTTTGTCCGCATATCGTTTTTGCGGTTGCGACACCTTCAACCCATATGTATTGTCCGTTGGCTTTTCTTAAGCGGTACTGAGTAACAAAGTTGCCACCTTCATCGATATGCTGTCCGATTCGACTGTCAAGTAAAGTTGCATCTAAGGGATGAACAATATCAAACCATTCTGTTAGCTCAATGGTTTTGCTTTCGAAACCGAATTGATGATAAAACTCAGGATTATAAAATGTCATTAAACCTTGTTCATCCATATAGAACACACCGTGTTTGAACACGTCGAAAATGTGAATCAAACGCTTCAAATAGGTGTCATCTAAGACATTTTCTATCACAGACAACTTATCTTGTGTTAACGACATAACCACATACCAACTCTACCTACCGTTATTAAAACAAAGAGAAATATTGGCGGAAGAAACTTAAATTCGAAATACATCAACAAAAGGCATTAGATCAATAAATCTAATGAATGGTTTAATGTAGAGTGATTTGAATTTTGATTCAATTATTGATAATAATGATTGTTGCTATTCGTGCTATAGCGCAAGTTTTGATGACAAATATGTCCATTTGTAATGGACAAAAGTCGTGATTATAGAGCTATAAAAAATGCGGCTATAAGAGCCGCATAATTATACCTACGAGAAGTGTGATTAACGTTCCCAGTAAGCTTCTTCTAGACTGTCTTCACGCTCAGGTAGAGAACGTGACAAACGTGGAGAATGTTGTGTTAATACCTCATAACTTACACGGTTTGCGTATTTACATACTTGAGACAAAGAAGAATAGGTTAAATATGGTTGGTCGTGCTTAACTGAATTAGGAACATTGACCAAATGGAAATTATTCGCTGCCATATCATGCAACAGTGCTGATAAAGCACCATCACCAGCGCCATTTGTATTCTTAATTTCTAATGGACCCCCAAGATATGGACCAATATGCGAATAAACTTTAACTGGACTTGCACAATCATTTTTACGCATTGCACGGCTAAATTCGTATTTATTGAATTCTGGAATATTGCCTGGAAGCAGAGGTAACTCAGTTTCTCTTTTACTTGATTCATCTGTATAACCAGCCATAAATAATCCAACAGGACCTGAGGTGCAAAGCACTAAATCAACCCATTGCAATGCTTTATCTGATGCTAGTAACGGATCCTTTTCACCTGTTAACGCTTCGCCTTCTTCTTCATTCATCGCAACAATAGTGACATTTTCTTTAAGAAATTCTTGCCACCATTTCTCGTTACCTTCAATTACGTATTTAGTACCTAGAGTCAAGACCACTGGAATGTTGTTTGCTTTTGCCAGTCCAATTGCGCGTTCAACCGCTTTTGGCATTGGGTCTTCAGGCTTGCCACGCATAAGATAAGAGGAAACCACAAGTGCGGATGCTTTTTCGAAGACTTGCTCTGGGATACTTTCCGGGCGTAGTTTATTCATATGCCCTTCATTGATAGCAAATGTACGTTCACCATCTTCAGTGATTAGCGTATAACAACGACCAATAGGACCATCAACAGTTTGAAGATGATTCAAGTTCACACGAGATGAAGTTCTGCATAGGTAACGGTAAGCAAATGATCCGACTTCGATATTTTTTGACATGACGCCGAGGAGTACGGATTTACTGTCTGCGAGTACGGAGTAGTTATGAAGGGTGTTACCAATAGTATCACCTGGGTGTTGATGGGTGATCAAATCAAATTCAACTAACTCCTTATACAAAGCATCCGCTTTGTTCTCTTCAAGAACAAGAGAGTGGCCTTTACTTAAGTCGTATTTGGCTAAGAAGTCATCGTTTACTCGAGCTTCAATATCAACAATTGTTTGACCTACACCGACGATAGTCGGTCTGTGTAGCTTTGGTGCTTGCTGAATATGATTAAGCAATGGATCTCGAGCATGTGTCGGAAAGTAGTGCTTAGATTTACGCTGTCCGGGAAACTTCATCTTTACTGTTAGGCAATAGAAATATTTCGTGCATAATATCACAAAATTATTTTGATATTTTCATTTTATTACACGAGAAATGGTTTTATTTTGGAACCATTTCTCGTGTGGCTTAGCTCTACTGGTCTGCAACTTGGTTCGATTGGAATGCGTTATATGCTTTTGTTCCCCATAGTGGCACTGTCGACAAGCTGTGTTTGAAACTGCCGTCAGTTTCTTTAGTTGTATATGACAAATAAAGAAGAGTTTGGTTTTCAGGATCAAAAATACGTCTTACTTTCATGGTTTTGAAAAAGATACTCTTTGATTGTTTGAAAACAACCTCACCAGATTTACTCTTATCAATCGCCGCAATCATCTCTGGCGTAATGTCACCTGTCTGTCTACATGAGATAGAACTATCACTAGGGTCTGAAAGGCTCAAATTTGCTTCTATGGAAGCAATATGGCAGGTAACACCTTCAATTTTGTCATCATGAAGCGAAGTTATTTTAATGTCTTTAAGAGTAAAAACACCCAGTGACACATCACCAACTTCGTTATCTGAACAACCGATTAGCAGCGTAGAAAGACCTACCGCCAAAAGTAATTTTCTCATTTTTCTTCCTATGGCGTTTCGTTCAAAACTATGCCCATCATATACCAACTTGAAAGCAGATACAGAAGCAAATCTCTGACTACAAACGCAGAAAGATCTATTAGATGAGACATCAAGACTTGTTAGATTGGTTCTAGCTAAGTATCCTTCGCTTATTCATTACGGCTAAACAAAGCATTAGCGTAAGCACTTCAATAGAAGAAAATTACATGACAGATTCCTATCTAAGCGTCGTAAAAGTTAAAAACCAGTGGTTGTTCGATCAAGTAGAAGTCGAGTTTCCTACGCCAGAAAGTTTAAAAGGGCGAGCTATCTACCAAGCGATTTGTGAAAGTAGCAAGATTACACCGATGGCTAGAAATATTGAAGGAATAGGCATTAATTCGGATGACATATATCTGGTTGATTTCCATCGTTTGACCGTCATGTTTTCACTACTTCAAGCTTCTCGTGGGTGTAATGAACAGGAGAAACATTATCTATTAGAGTTTTTTACTCAGATTATTTTCTCCGAACCTTGTTATCTTTATGTCGGTTTCAACCAATCTGAGCCAGTCGCCGCTGCGTTAGTAACACACTTTGAAAATGAATTATTGGTTTCGGACATTGTAATTAAAGATCCAAGCTACGGTTCCAACGAGCAATTCGCGCAAGCTGTAACCAATAAATGGTTAAAAAGTAATGAGTTTGCAGGATCGTTCTATATTGAGTTGTAATAAAAATCAGGGAATGCAGTAAGAAATTTCTGCGTTGATTTAAACAGTGACAATGCTACAAATTATGAACATTGCTCCATAAGCTCATTTCAAATTGTTAACTGAATCATTTTTCCTCTTTATTTTGTATTTAAACTGCAAGGAAAGGAGAAATATTATGGTTGGCAAAAAGACGAACTGCGTTATTTTTGATTGCGAAGGTACATTAGTCGATAGTGAGCGTTTGTGTTGTGAAGCCTTAGTACAGGTGTTTCATGAAATAGGGGCGGATCTATCTATTGAAGATATCATTGATAACTTTGAAGGTGGGAAAATAGCCGACATCATGCACTCAACTTTGCAACTTGCCGAAAAAACAGCAGATGTTGATGTTTTAGAACAAAGATATCGGGAAGTACTGGAGCCTCTTTTTTCACAGAAACTGATGCCAATGAGAGGAGCTGTTGAGCTTTTAGATTGGCTACGTGAAACAGAAACGGAATTTTGTGTTACGTCGAATGCTCCCAAAGAGCGAATAGAACTTGTTCTAAAATCAGCAGGGTTGTATAGCTATTTTCAAGGCAAAATTTTCTCAGCGTTTGAAGCAAATAGCTGGAAGCCCGAGCCAGATCTTATTCGTTATTGCGCTATGAATATGGGCTTTATGCTTGATGAATGTGTGTATGTGGATGATACTGAGAAAGGAATAAAAGCGGGACTCAATGCTGGAGTGAGTACATTTCAAATAACGCCTTTAACTTGGCAAAACCGAGTCTCTGATCCTAACGTAACGGTGCTAGATAGTTTAGAACAGTTGGCGCTCTATTTATCTTAACTCTGATTTCAATTTGCTAAACTAATGAAGTGTATTCTCTGACACATGGATGTATGGGGTTAACACTGTATTCGCAGATAAAATGGTTGGAATGACGTTGCTCAGTTCCAGAGTTTGGAATCCACATTTCCCACAAACAAACTTTTCGCCACTTTCGGATATCAGAAACTCATCGCCTTGGCATAGAGGGCAACACTCGATCATATTCATCACACATTCTCTTTAAACTGTTTTTTATTATGTAGTATTAGCTATTGCTTTATTTATGTTCAGAATAAACGGAATGTCGGTCGGTGATTGTTATAATTACACTATTCTTTCATTTTTTGAGATTCATTTCATAAATCTATGAATTGAGCTTATTGATGGTAGAGCCTTTATTAACGTAGATAGTGATTTTGATAGAAACTTATGAAAACGAAAAGAAAAATATTTAAGTGGAGTCGAATAAATGAATGATAAATTTTGTATTGTTTTAACCACAACAAACAGTCAAGAAGTTACCCAGCAATTGATTCGTAATTTACTATCAAATCAGTTGGCAGCCTGTATTCAAACATTACCGATTAATAGCCATTACATCTGGGAAGGGGAAGTGTGTAATGATGAAGAGATACTTCTAGTGATAAAAACACAAGCCCATTTATTTTCCCAAATCGAGGGAGTGATTGAACAAATTCATAACTATGAAGTCCCACAGCTTGTTCAGGTGCCGATAACTGACGGCTTCAATCCCTATTTAAAATGGATTGAAGCCAATACGCTTTAGGAATGGAATCGTTGGGGGTTGATGCGACGTTGTACATTAAGCAAAGTGAGTGAAGCCAACGCACCTAAGGTATCGCAAAGCATGTCTTTTTGCGCGTCCCAGATATCGCCTTGCGAGCCCAAAAATGCTATACCTTCGTCACCGCCCGCAAGGTCCGCATACCACCATTCAACTATTTCATAGCCAGCAGCAATACTCATAATACAAAAAAGTGCATAGCTTGCGGCTAGCCAAGGTTTCGCCAGTCGTTTTCGGATAAGTAGTTCAGCAATGGGGTAAGCGTATAACCCAATAGAAAAGTGAGCGACACGGTCAAAATTATTACGATCTGAAGCAATTAACTGGTTAAACCAATCAAATGGAACCTCGGCGAAAGTATATTTTGCTCCGACAGTGTGAAGCGTCAGCCAGATAAAGAACAGCACGTATGACGTTGTACTCAGCGTTTGTTTGATTGACACCCACCATACAATCATAAGTATCAATAGAGCTGGAATAATTTCAGCTATCCAGACAGCTCTAGAAGATGGACATATGGCTGAAAAAACAAAGACGCCAGAATACGCCACACTCAAAACTGATAGGCTTTTAGGTAGATTCATAAATCATCAATCCTTTACTCATTTTTCATGAGTATGTTTACATCATTAGAAACAGTGTTCAATTAAGTTTTGTGAAAAATTGAATAGAATAATCTTACACTCATTTATAATTTTACTTGTCGCTAGTGGTAAAAATTGAATAAAGGTCAAAGCCTTAATAGTTTCGTTCTAATCTTACTCGACAAAAAGGAACACATGGCTTTGAATAAAAGAAGGGAAGATTGAGAGAAACTATATGACTGAAGCACAGCAATTGTCCGCAACGTTTCAAAACTATGTTGAAAATCCTTTATTGTGGCCAATTTTGGAAGTGTTGAAACGTCAACCGTCAGGTTGGAAAGTTCATAAGCTAGCCGCGCATTTAATTGAACTAGAGTTGATGCCCACTTTAGATGAAGCACCAGAGAAAGATCTATTCAAACGAAACTTTCTCATTATGAATGCGCTCTACCAGTTGCAAGAGACATTGTATCCGAAGCAATGGCTCCAGGTCGAAGCGATGGATATCATCCTGATGCCCATGTTTCGTAATGCTTCACACTATATTGATGTAGACGATCCATTACGTGAGTATTATTGTCAGTGGGAACATTACGAAGCGAGTGAAGGGGAAGTGAAGCGCTTGCTCAATGAGTTCTGGACTCGTTATCGCAAGTTTGTGGGTGGCAGTAGTAAAGATCTCAATCGACAGCAAGCACTTAGATTGTTTGAGTTGAATGACAATGCCACGCATTTTGAGATTCGTAAAACATGGCGAAAGCTAGCGCTAAGATGGCACCCTGACCGCGATAACGGAAATGCTGAGAAGTTTAGGATTCTATGTGAAGCATGGAATATCCTTCGCCAAGAAGCTTAAGAAACGTAAGATGAAAAAACAGCGCGGTTATCGCGCTGTTTTTGTTTGAAGCGTAATGAACTATCAGTTCCTGAACTTAGCTTTACGGAAACGGTTAAGAGCTGCCATCGTATCTAAGACTCGTGGTTTAGCAAGGTCGCCATGGTTTGGCATATTCTCATGCCAATTATCTCCAAGCATTGCTACTAAATCTTGCGCTGGATTCTTTGACCATCCTGGTGTTTGTGCCAGTTGGAACCACAGCCAGCCGATAGCATTGATTTCAGACGGTGACTCAATCTGCTCTAAGGCTGATAACTCTGTAAACTCTTTACCAAAACGCAGTGAATCGGTGCCTTTTGCTGAAACTCGAAACTTACCCTCTGCCAGTATTGCTTGTAGAGCCATGCAATTTAATGAGCGAGGAGTAATGGTCTCCAGTGGCGTTTCACATTCATTTTTGCGCTCAGTAGGGTGAAGAACAATAACTTGCTGCGCTTTCTCTGTTACATCGATAGCTTGGAAATCATGCATTTGAATCACGGTGTCTGCGACATCCAGATAATCACCTGAACCTCCCATAACCACTAAACTTGAGATACCCATTTCATCGCGTAGTTGTCCAATACGATCAACTAAAGGTGTAATTGGCTCATCTCCTTTGCTGACCAGTGCTTGCATACGTTCGTCACGAATCATAAAGTTTGTTGCTGATGTATCTTCATCTATAAGCAGAGTTGTTACGCCTGCTTCAATTGATTCTTGAAGCCATGCCGCTTGAGAGGTTGAACCGGATGCATCTTGAGTGCTGAAATCACGGGTGTCTCTGCCTAATGGTAGATGGTTGATGTAGTTTGCGAGATTAAGGTTATGAACACAGCGTCCATCTTCGGCGCGAATTTTCATAGAATTGTAGTCTGAGACAATCCCTTCACGGCCATCGCCTGGAATATGGTTGTAGATCGAACGCTCTATCGCTGTAAGCAATGTGGATTTACCATGAAAACCGCCACCAACTATTAAAGTGATCCCTTTAGGAATACCAAGACCGCGAATCTCTCCTTTATTCGGTGCAACCATGGTGGTTTCCAGTTCTTTAGGTGACTGGAATTCTACGGCATCTTTCATGGGTAGATCGCAGTTACCTGCGATACGTGGCAATACGCTACCATTTGCGATGAATGCTACTAAATTTTTGTCTGAAAGCTGTGCACGCAATGCTTCTTGGTCTTCGACGATTTCACAGTGCTGAGCAAGTGCTTCCATATCTAGTTCACGTGAATTGGTTGCTTTACGAATGAACTTAGGCATATGAAAAGTCAGTGTGTTCAATGCTTTTTTAGCTAGAATGTCGCGGCCTTCAGCTGGGAGTGACATACGAAAACGTAGTTCAATACCGTGCTCAGTAAATAGTACCGAAGTACTATCCATAACAGTTTGACCGGTAACGTGGATAGTCACAGAGTTTTCCTGCTTAGCAAACTCGGCAAATGATCGTGCGATAAAGTCTCTCGCTGCCATTTGATAGGCAGCAGACTTGTCTTTCAGCCATGCTAGACCAGTTAGTGACCAGGCTCTTGTTGCGCGTAAGCGTGAAGCAGACGCGAATGGATCTGACTGAACATAATCGATATACAGATTGTAATCACCGAAGTCATATTCGCCTTTGATTTGCTGATATGCGCGATAATTCTGCTTCTCGAGTTTTTTCAGTTTTGCTGTTAATACGTCCATCACGACTGCTCTTGGAATAATAAAAAGGGGGCGATTATAGGTAGCCCTATCAAGGGAGTAAAGCCATGTGTTGCTTAATCCTTGTGGGATAAACAAAAACTGTACTCTATTTAGGAGTACAGTTTTAGTGGGAGTAGGGTATTTGTCAACACAGACAGTCTGTCTGCTAGTGGCTTAAAGACGAATGTCCTTTAAGTTCCGACTTCTATTATCAATTATCTTCAGTGACGAATTGTGTGAGATCAACCTGTTTGGAATAGTCGATATCTTCAAAACCAAAGCCGTTCAAATTTAGGAACTCTTGTTTGAATCCGTGGTAATCACCCAACTGCTTGAAATTGGATTCGTTCATTTCTTTTAGAAGTAATGACACTTTCGCTTGAGTCTCTTCATTTAGTTCTAAGTCATCCAGGCGAATTAGGCGTTCATTATCTACAGGTGTAGTAACGTCTTCTCCTAGATAGAGTTTCTCGCTGAATAAACGCTGCATTTGCTCAATGCATCCTTCATGCGTGCCTTTTTCTTTCATCACTTGATAAAGCGCCAAAATGTATGGGCTTAACCCTGGAATAAATACGCTCGCTTTGGTTACCAAAGCTTTACATACAGAGGCGTATGCGCCGCCATTGTAATTTGCCAATTTCAGGTTAAGCGAATGGCTAGTCTGGTGAAGATCTACTTTTGCGTAACCCAGAGTGCCATCTAGATAGATAGGATGTGTGATTTCAGGACCTATGTACGAGAAAGCCACAGTTTTACAGCCTTCAGCGATAGAATCAGCATTGATCAGAGTGTCAATCCAGTTTTCCCAATCTTCACCGCCCATTACTTTGATAGTGCTGGTGATTTCTTCGTCCGTTGCAGGTTCAAGCGTACTGTTTACCCAGCTATCGTTTTCGAGAAGGATAGTGGATCCTGATACAGCTTCGCCGATAGGCTTAATAGCTGAACGCCAAAACTCGTTGCTGTCGCCTTTACGTCTCATGCCGCTTGCAATGCTGTATACGACCAGATCTACTTCACCTTCGAAGTAGGTTTCGATCGCTTCGATCACTTGCTCGCGAATTTCTTTAGAAAACACATCGCCATCAATATTCACGGCAACATTGCCATTTTTTTCTGCGTGTTTCTTAAAGAAATGGTTGTTGTAGTAACCAGCGCTGCCTACACCTTTTTCAGATGGACCTCGTTCCATAGAAACGCCGATAGTATCTGCGTTTGCTCCGCCGAATGTTAATGCGATACGTGCAGCTAACCCAAAGCCGGATGATGAGCCAAGAATCAAAACACGTTTGGGGCCGTGTTCAATTGGTTTTGCTGATTTAACGTATTGAATTTGTTTTAAAATGGCTTGTTCGCAACCGAAAGGGTGTGCGGTACGTGCAACCACACCCTGTATTACGGGTTCTATGAGCATTATTGGTACCTTTTGGTGCTAGGGGGCAGTAACAATATCGTAAAGCTAAGTAAAGTTTATTGAGCTGAGGCAACAGACCTACATATTTTTAGTCATAATGTAGGAAATGCTTTAAAGCAAAGGTTCTAACTGTTCTGCCATAAAGTCCGCTATCCAAGGTTGAGCATCAGGTTTTGGGTGAAGCCCGTCTTGCATCATCCATTCTGGTTTGACAATGACCTGTTCTAGGAAAAAGGGAATAAGAGGAACCGATTTTTCACTGGCGATGGTTGGATAAAGTTGTGAAAACGCTTCGCTATAACGTTTCCCGTAATTTGGCGGAATGCGAATTTGCATCAGAATGACTTGGCTATTTTGTGCCTGTATGGTGTCGATCATCGTTTTCAGGTTGTTTTCAACCAGTTGTGGAGGAAATCCGCGTAGACC encodes:
- a CDS encoding LTA synthase family protein; the encoded protein is MVKLKYVLGPIYPLVATACLLIALFMISRVGLSLWHFERVVEAQGWYEILLSGLRVDIASISYLLILPALLASLISGEHFVGRIWNWVLRIWITAGIWFVVYMEAVTPPFIMEYDLRPNRLFVEYLIYPKEVFGMLWSGYKFELFSCVIITFVALLYGWKWSKRITANIHYPRWYWRPVTAVFLVSLCLIGARSTFDHRPLNPAMVAFSTDPLINDLALNSSYSMLFAAKQMGSEASAFKFYPPMDKKDIIAQVQSSMNVVPSVFLDPSKPTLVNHNAMFTGRHKNIVILLMESHGARYVKSLGGRDLSPNIDKLMKEGWAFTRMYASGTRSVRGIEAVTTGFSPTPARSVVKLGKSQTNFFTVADLLKERKYHTQFIYGGESHFDNMKSFFLGNGFVDMQDFPTFVSPKFVGSWGASDQDLFSKADEQFALFSAQKQPFFSLVFTSSNHSPFEYPDGVIEPNDGPKQSVENAVKYADHALGEFIEKAKKSTYWNDTVFAVIADHDARTFGSLPVPIGHFRIPAVIFGGGIEAQLDTRLVSQIDLVPTLLSLAGIESRNPMIGHDLTKVVPKEKQRAIMQRDKNFAWMTQDNQVVVIQPEKGISTYLYNPKEDSLIAAPVKEDVVSKAHANAMWGNLAFENNYYTAQQSYFISQ
- a CDS encoding EAL domain-containing protein: MSLTQDKLSVIENVLDDTYLKRLIHIFDVFKHGVFYMDEQGLMTFYNPEFYHQFGFESKTIELTEWFDIVHPLDATLLDSRIGQHIDEGGNFVTQYRLRKANGQYIWVEGVATAKTICGQTFMIGCHRDVSDQKLMESYLHQAAFFDNATGLSNKAKLLHDIETISKTQKNQATLIYIQIDDIKTYLNQYGTDVLQQIIEHLMDALRVLPDSSCEHYRVRTDDFAVLLFGNYTTGELQHLCRKILKHYAESTLEYGKLYGDKISIGVYPYIDAQLTSNECLAIASRTCQFASENKSSRIEIYAGKTQYSVDRFFFIEKELKEAVHSRSLTVKFQPIINASNGMVASFEALVRWRSKGYGEIYPDEFIPIAEKKGLINELGYLVFSKACEFIYQYNQSNNTSIRVNVNVSVLQLLDTNFPSNLYTLAVSSGITPKSVILELTETVMLDGNKHAINQIYILSSMGFSLSLDDFGSGYSSIHSLLSLPLKQIKVDKVMTTKSMSNAAYEQYLQFITYLCRSKEIDIVFEGIEDQSMYKKYKDMGASYFQGYWFSKPLTLASASHYTLLSTNIPSKTTVTT
- a CDS encoding inosine/guanosine kinase, with the protein product MKFPGQRKSKHYFPTHARDPLLNHIQQAPKLHRPTIVGVGQTIVDIEARVNDDFLAKYDLSKGHSLVLEENKADALYKELVEFDLITHQHPGDTIGNTLHNYSVLADSKSVLLGVMSKNIEVGSFAYRYLCRTSSRVNLNHLQTVDGPIGRCYTLITEDGERTFAINEGHMNKLRPESIPEQVFEKASALVVSSYLMRGKPEDPMPKAVERAIGLAKANNIPVVLTLGTKYVIEGNEKWWQEFLKENVTIVAMNEEEGEALTGEKDPLLASDKALQWVDLVLCTSGPVGLFMAGYTDESSKRETELPLLPGNIPEFNKYEFSRAMRKNDCASPVKVYSHIGPYLGGPLEIKNTNGAGDGALSALLHDMAANNFHLVNVPNSVKHDQPYLTYSSLSQVCKYANRVSYEVLTQHSPRLSRSLPEREDSLEEAYWER
- a CDS encoding CreA family protein gives rise to the protein MRKLLLAVGLSTLLIGCSDNEVGDVSLGVFTLKDIKITSLHDDKIEGVTCHIASIEANLSLSDPSDSSISCRQTGDITPEMIAAIDKSKSGEVVFKQSKSIFFKTMKVRRIFDPENQTLLYLSYTTKETDGSFKHSLSTVPLWGTKAYNAFQSNQVADQ
- a CDS encoding HAD family hydrolase, giving the protein MVGKKTNCVIFDCEGTLVDSERLCCEALVQVFHEIGADLSIEDIIDNFEGGKIADIMHSTLQLAEKTADVDVLEQRYREVLEPLFSQKLMPMRGAVELLDWLRETETEFCVTSNAPKERIELVLKSAGLYSYFQGKIFSAFEANSWKPEPDLIRYCAMNMGFMLDECVYVDDTEKGIKAGLNAGVSTFQITPLTWQNRVSDPNVTVLDSLEQLALYLS
- a CDS encoding transcription initiation factor TFIIIB is translated as MNMIECCPLCQGDEFLISESGEKFVCGKCGFQTLELSNVIPTILSANTVLTPYIHVSENTLH